The DNA window TGCTTGAAGAGGTGGTGGTAACGGCCCAGAAGCGAGAGGAAAACCTCCAGGAAGTCCCCATCTCGATCAGTGCCTTTAGTCCGGCGAAACTGGATGCCTTTGGCATTGACGATATTCAGGATCTGGAGCGGATTACTCCCGGGCTCACCATTACCAATTCAGCGGGCTACAGCCTGGCGTACCTGCGCGGTGTTGGTACCGATGCCTTCCTTCCCGGTGCCGATTCCTCGGTGCCCTTTTATATTGATGGGGTTGCGCTGATTGGTTCTCAAGGCAGCCAGGATACGCTGGGTAGAGTGGAGCGGGTCGAGGTGTTGAAAGGCCCCCAGGGGACGCTATTTGGCCGCAATGCAACTGGTGGTGCAGTCAACATTATTACCCCCAACCCCTCAGATGAATTCACCGGTGATATAAAAGTTGAGCTGGCCGAATACGACGAGCAGAATGTCACCGCCTATATCAATGTGCCAATCGTCGACGGAGTTGCCATGTCGGTGGCGGCCTACGATACCCAGCGGGACAACTACATCAAAAACACCGCTGGCCCAGTCATTGATATTTACTCCAAGGGCTGGCGGGCGAAACTGCGCTGGGACATTACCGACCGACTTGCCATTATGCTGTCTGCGTCAAATGCGGAGACCAGCAACAACGCGGCCATCGCTTTCGAAAATACCTTACCCGCACCTCGTGTTGGCGGTGTCGCCTTAACACCAGCAGATCCCAAGGCCGACCGGACGATTCAAAACGACGCCTTGTCTGGGGCGCAAAACGAACACGAGCTGTATTCTGCGACGCTGACCTGGAATACCGATTGGGTCGACTACAAGCTGATTGTGTCTGATCAAACCCTGACTGCGCCGTTTATCCAGGCCGACTTTGATGCATCGGCATTGCCATTGGTGAATTTCTTCTCTGTCAGTCAGGTAGCGGAACAGCAGACTGCGGAGCTGCAAATTTTGTCTAACGACGGCACTCCATGGAGCGACAAGCTGGAGTGGGTGGCAGGTTTGTATTACATCGAGGGTTTCGGTGGCTTTGATCCACTGGGATTGGATGTCGCAGCCGGGCTGCTGTCGGGCGATGATGCGCTGATTCCCATTGGCGACTTGTTGGCCGACGTGGGTGAGGTCATCGGCCTACCGGCGAATCCCGCCAACATTCGTATCCTCACTGGCGGCCTGCTCGATAGCCAATCCTTCTCAACTTACTTTCAGGGCACCTATGCCCTTGCGACAAACCTGGATTTGACCCTGGGCTTACGCTACCAGGAGGAGACCCGGGTACTGAGAAAATCCCGGATGGGAATTGAAGCGGCTGACGGCAGCGAGTTTATTCTGCGGGAAGACGATGTGCCGGATCTGACGGCCTATCAATGGTCGCCGCGTATCGCCCTGAGCTGGTTCCCTGGCGGCGGTGATACCCAGATCTACACCTCCATCGCCCGGGCCTACAAGAGCCCCACCTATAACACGGTAAACCTGACCGAAACACCGTCACCCGTGCAAGAGGAAACGGTGACCTCTGCGGAACTGGGTTTAAAGACCACCCTGTTTGATGGCGGACTGACCCTGAATACCGCGGTTTTCCACACCAAGCAGGAGGACTTGCTGACCGGGATTGTGGCGGTGACCTCGGGTGGTATCGTGAGCTACGACAATGCGGGTGAGGCGGAAATATCCGGCTGGGAGATGGACTTTCTGGCGGTGCCAATGCCGAAGTGGAATCCGGGCCTGGTAGTCACCGGTGCCGTGACCTACCTCGACACCGAGTACACAGACTATCCTGATGGCCGTGGCTTCGATGACGACACCGGGCTGGCCTTTGGTGACGGGTCCACCAACCTGTTGCCGCCCAGAGATTTCTCCGGCAATCGCATAGTGCGAACGCCGGAACTGACCTACACCATCGGTGTGAACCAGACGATCGATTTGGGCGCCGATCACGGTGTTGAGGTTGGTGCCGATGCTTACTATAACGACGGCTTTTTCTTTCTGCCCCAAAACTCTGACCTCTATGCCCGTGAGTCTTACACCTTGGTCAACGCCCGGGTGAGCTACTTCTACTACCCCTGGGACCTGCAGATTACCGCCTTCGGCGAAAACATCACCGATGTGGTCTACAACGAAGCGGTGTTTGTGGCGGACCTTGGTCGTAACCAAATACTCAATGCGCCGCCGGTTTATGGCTTGCGTCTCAACTGGACTTACTAATAAGAAGGAGAAAAGCAATGGCGACTCTTGCCAGAACAACACCCTATCGCATGGCAGTGTGGGGCCCCGGTGATGTGGGCTCGGTGTGTATTCGTGAAGCGCTGCGCCGGAACGATATGGAAGTAGTGGGTGCTTACGTATACAGCGAGCACAAAGACGGTAAGGACATCGGCGAACTGGTGGGCAAGGACCCAATCGGCGTGTACGCAACCCGTGATCTGGATGCCTTTCTGGCGATTGACTGCGATGTGGTTTTGTACACCGCCCTGGATTTTCCCGGCGGCCCTGCCGAAGAGGATTTTCTGACTCTACTGCGGGCGGGCAAAGTGGTGGTGACGTCGTTGCCCTACACCTATCTCGCCTACCGCGACCCCAAATTCAAACAGGCTTTGGAAGAGGCAGCGGCCCAGGGCGGCGGCACCTTCTATGCCAGCGGTGTGAACCCCGACTTTATCGGCCACCGCTTTGTGCTGCTGCAAACCGGCCTGTCCAGCGAGGTCGAGAGCATAAAAATAGAAGAATATTTTGACTGCGAAGACCAAGAAAATGCCACCACCCTGGGTATTATCGGCCTGGGTGGTGACCCCAACAAAGCCATGGATGAAACCAGCCCGGCGCTGTTCTACCAACGCCAGTACTGGTTCCAGATGATCCAGCATATGGCCGATTCCATGGGGGTTGAGCTGTCTCGCATAGAAGCGGCGAGTTATTCCGAGCCCGCGCCCCGGGATATCGCTGTGGACTGTATGACCATCAAGCAAGGCACCACCGGCAGTGTGGCCTATGAGTCCATTGGTTATGTGGGGGATACCCCCTTTATTACCATGCGGGTGGGCTGGTATATGACGCCCCTGATGAAACCGGCCCATGTGAATCGGGAAACCGAGTGGATCATCACCATCGAAGGTCGCCCTTCGTCAAAATGTGTGCTGGATCTGGCGCCAAGTTTCAACAGCGACATTAAAACCATTGAAGGTGACCCTGCCGCGCCGGGCTATTTCTCCTTTGCCGTATGTTTGCTGCAAGGTATTCCGGCGGCGGTAGCCCACGGCCCCGGTATTCGCCAAACTGATCTACCGCCGATTCACTGGCGCAAGGATATGCGCATGCGCACCGAGAGCAACAAGCACTGGTACGATTAAGGGCGTTTGCCTCACTATTGTGTAAGGGTTGGCGCGAGCCCAGCTTGGGGCATGCGCCACGCTATCTATACAGCAATCAGCTATTAAAAATCGGCGGGAAACTCTGACATGAGTGACGACCAGACCAAGGCAATGTTCCAGCGGGCCGCGGGTCTGGTGGAGACGGCGGAGATTCAGGCGGCCCTCAAAAAAGCCGAGATCCGCGTGCGGATGTTGGTGGGCAATGGTCCCGGCGAACAAGCCCTGGCCATGTTGCCCGCAGTGCTGGGCGAGTGGGCGCTGAACTATTCTCTCAAGGCGATTAATTCCGACCCCAATTATCCCGAGCTGCTGCCCTATATTTTCAGTGCGGGCTGTATCAATTGTGGAATTCTCCCTAACCGGGGCTTTGGCGGCGACAACCCCGACACGCTGTACACCATTGCGCCGGTTGATCGCAGTGGTCACTTTGCCCTGAGCGGAACCTTACCAGCACCGGGGGTGGATGTATCGGTGCAAGTCTGCGGGGACGCTTCCCTGTCGACCCAGTTGGCGCTGTTTTCTCTTGCTGATTTTGCAACTGGCGATGGCCGGACCTTCTACCTTGAACTGGGGCCAGCGGGCTCCGCGGTTGGCACTGCGGCGCTGCCCAGGGATGCCCGCTATCTGCTGATTCGGGAGACCTACTCGGATTGGCAGTCAGCGCCCGGGCGTTACCAGATTGAGCGCCTGAACCCGCCGGACGCACCGGCGATGACTGACAGTGAGATTCTGCAACGCGCCGTGCATTTCATCGTCAACGAAGTGTCCACCGCGTATGTCTGGTTGGCCATGACCGGACGTTTGCCCCCTAATTTTCTCAGTCCCGTCATCCCCACCGGCGATGTGGGCGGGATGAATACCGCCTGGATCAGTATGGCGTCCTTGATCTTGGCACCTGACGAGGCCTTTGTACTGCGCATACCCAGCAATCAAAGCCCCTACCTGGGCGGCGTATTGATGGACTGGTGGCAGCGTTCATTGAATCCCGGCAATTCGCTGACCTCTCTCAACCTGGCTCAGCTGACGCAGAATGCGGAGGGCGAGCGTTGGATTGTGGTGTCCCACACCGATCCCGGGGTGGCCAACTGGCTCGATACTGGCGGGCTGGAGCAGACCAAGCTGATGGTCCGCTGGCAGGGCGGCGCCATGACTCAGGCACCGGAGATTTCGGGAGACATCGTCAAGCAAAGCGCCCTGGCCGAAATGATGGCGGGCACTGTTGATCCTATGGCTTCAAGCCAGCGCCAGATCCAGCTCGATCAGCGCCGGGCGGACTACCTGACCCGGTTTGGGTAGCACATTTATTCAAAGGCATTGAGCAGAGCAGGAATCACCAGTTTACGCAGCATGGCGATATGGTGGGCCCGGGTTTCCTTCGGGCGAACCAGGGTCAAATAATGGTTGGTCAGCAGCCACTCCACAATCTCTTCATCACTGAGGGCCGGGTTGAGCTGCTGCTTTTGCCGGGCCTGGGCCAAGGGCTCTTGCCACAGGCGTTTGCCAAGGGCCATTAACTTGCCGTGGAGCAGGGAGCGGCGATCAAGAATGTGGGACTGAAACCAGGGCGCCCCGGAGCCCAGCATCATGTCGTTGAGAATGGGGTTGTCATCCACCAGACCAATGGCGAGTACCACGCTGTCGGCCACCGCCTCGGCAAAGGCTTTGTCGCGGAGGGTGGGTGCCAATGCCTGGCTGACCGCATCATCGAACTCTCTTACATAGATAATGGCCAGCAACTCGTCCCGATTGTCGAAGGTGCGATAGAGGGTTTGCCGAGACAGCGCCATATCGGCCGCCAGGGCCAGCATGGTGGTTTTTTTCATCCCGCGCTGGCAGATGGAATCCCGGGCAGCGGCGATCACCGCTTGGCGCTGGGGTGACAGGGGCGTGTCTTCAAATTCTTTGGTAGTGGCGGGTGCCTGCATAGGGGGGTGGCTGCCTGTGTTGCATTAGGGTGCTGCGCTAGCGCTGAGCTTAACACTCGGAGCTCAGTTTGGCCCTTGCATCGTTTTCATGCTGGGCATACACTCAGAGTTACAGATTTAAAAAGTGTAACAGCTTGTATTATGGCTGCACCAGCCGAGTGGGCTTGCCCTGTCGGATCTGTCGCCGATACCGGGCGAGATCCCAGGGAACGTCATGACTACCTTAAGCCCGCATCAAAACCTAAACCCGTGTCAAAATAAGAAGGGAACACGATGAGCAATATCACCTCACAACGGCGAGAAAACTGGCGGCCGGCGCCGCGCCCTGAATGGGTTGAACGCATCAACGAAGAGGGTCGCTGGATGGACATTGGCGGGATTGTGCCGCTGGATGAACAGTCGCTACTCAATTCCGCCATGAAAGCTACCGGGCTCAGTGACTTTGGCCCGGATGACTGGCGTGAGCCTTTTCGGGTTTACATTAAGGCGCTGGAAGAAGAGGCGGAACTGAACCTGTTAGGGCGCATCCGCACCCGCTCGGAAATTCTGCAGTTTTTGTGTGCTCGCCTGCGTATTGAAGAGGAGTACAAGCGTCATCCGGAAATCGCTGACGAGGAAATTAAGCAGCCGATTGTGGTGATTGGTCAGGGGCGCTCGGGCACCTCTTTTATGCTCAATACTTTGGCAGCGGCGCCGAGTAATGGCGCGCTATCGACCTGGGAATCCATCTATCCCTGCCCACCGCCGGAGAAAGACAGCTATCACAGCGACCCCCGGGTAGAAGCGGGCCACCAGATTGCAGACCAGTGGAATCGGGTCACCCCGGAAATCGCCGCCATGCACGAGTTTGATGGTCGCATTCCAGAAGAGTGCTGCCATATCATGGCGATCAATTTCATGTCGGTGACCTGGCTCAATCTTCTGGGCCAGGTGCCCAGCTACATTCAGTACGCGCCCCAGATCGACTGGACCCAGTGTTATGCGTATCACAAGCGCATCCTGAAATTGCTGCAGTGGAAGAACCCACGAAAGCACTGGGTACTGAAAGCACCCGAGCATTTGGACCACCTGACCGATCTGCTCAAGGTTTATCCCGATGCCTGTATCGTGTTGATGAACCGCGACCCCATCAAGGCGCTGGCTTCCAGCCTGAATTTGATAGGCACCGCCCAGTGGGCGCGCACCGACAACCCCCTGAGCAGTAATGCCTGGGATTTTATTATCAGCGCCGAAACTTCGGCTAAACGCCTGGAATCCATCATTGATTTGATGGAGGGCGGGGTGGTGTCCAAGGAGCGGGTGCTCAACGTTCTTTACAAAGACTTGGTTGCCGACCCCCTGAGCACCGTCGATAAGATCTACGATTACTTTGATTTACCCATGAGTGGGGAGGAGCGGGGAGTCATTGCCAAATACCTGGCGGATAACCCCCGGGAAAATCGCCCTCCCCATAAATTTGATATGGGCAGCGATGAACAGATCGCCCGGGAACGGGAGCTATTCAAGCGTTATCAGGATTACTTTCACATTCCAAATGAAGTGTAGGGGGGCCGCGCTATGAGCCAAGTCATGAACAACATCGCGAAAAACCCGGCACCGAAACTGCTTATTTACGGAACGGGAAAAGTGGGGCTGGCGGTGGTCCGTCTGGCCGACAAAAAAGGCTGGCCGGTGGTCGCCGCCTTTAATCGCGCGGGTGACAAAGTCGGTCAGGATATTGGCCAACTCGCCGGACTCGACAAGCCCCTTGGGGTGCTCGTGCAGGATTGCGAGCAGGCCAGCTTTGGCCAGTTGGATGCCGATATCGCCATTGTTGCCAGCACCGATCGTCTGGCCACCAACTTGCCCGCCTACAAAAAACTCCTGGACGCCGGCTGCAATATTCTTTGCCACGGCACCGAGTCCTACTTTCCTCTGGCGACCAATGCCGAGGTGGCGGAGGAACTGAACGCCTATGCCACTGAGCGCGGCCTGACCTTCACTGGCGGTGGTATCTGGGATCTGTCCCGTATCTGGTCCGGCATCATGGCGGCGGGCCCCTGCACCGAGCTGCGCTCCCTCTATCACCAGAGCATTACCGATGGCGATGCCTGGGGAGAGGCCCTGGCCCAAGCGGTGGGTATTGGCTTTAGTGAAGCTGAGTTCAATGAAAAACTGGTCCAGCAGGCGGGCACGGCGGGGGGGCTCTACCCGAGTATTCCGCACCATGTTTTGACGGCGCTGGGCTATACCGTTACCGAAACCAGTGAGCGACGTGAACCTGTGCTGCTAGACCACGCCATCTACAGCAATGCCCTGGGCCGGGAGGTGGCTGCAGGGGAGAGCGCGGGTACCCGGATTGTGGCAGAGGTGAAAACCGAAGAAGGTGTCACTGCCCGCGCCGACATCGAAGTGCGCCTGTTTGCGCCCGGTGAGGTGGAGCATATGACCTGGAAGGTCGATGGCGAACCGGAGTGTTCGGTGCGGGTGGAGAGAAAGGATTCCGCCTTTATGTCTGTAGCGAGCCTGTTTAATCGCATTCCCGATGTGATTAATGCGCCGCCGGGTATTCAGCCCCTTTCCAGTCTGGGGCCGCTGCGCCACAGCGCCCTTTAATCTGGCTTATTCAGTGAACCTGGAAGGCCTCTCTTTCTTATCGGGAGGAAAGGTCTGATATCGCAATTGGGTCAAATAGCCAGGTCCCTGATGAATTGCTCCGCACAGCGCTGGCCGCTGATGATGGCTCCCTCGATGCCTGCAGAAATGAATTCGCCGGCAAACTTGATTGGTCCCTCGCTGAAGTGATCTGCCACTTGCGCTAAAGCTTGATAGGTTCCCGCTGGCCGATGGTGATCAACATAATCCCAATAATGCACATGGAAGGTTTCAATATCCTCGGGCGAGACATTTAAGTGGGAGGGAAGCCGGGCCGAAAGGGTTCGGGCGGCCAGATGGGCAACGGGTTCGTCGCTGAGATGACGGTGTCGAGAGGCCCAATCGGCGCTGAGGTGAATACACAGCAACCCCTTGT is part of the Spongiibacter taiwanensis genome and encodes:
- a CDS encoding TonB-dependent receptor: MAHNSKCVMAGLSLILVSQVGVAQEGGAAPQNEKRANRMLEEVVVTAQKREENLQEVPISISAFSPAKLDAFGIDDIQDLERITPGLTITNSAGYSLAYLRGVGTDAFLPGADSSVPFYIDGVALIGSQGSQDTLGRVERVEVLKGPQGTLFGRNATGGAVNIITPNPSDEFTGDIKVELAEYDEQNVTAYINVPIVDGVAMSVAAYDTQRDNYIKNTAGPVIDIYSKGWRAKLRWDITDRLAIMLSASNAETSNNAAIAFENTLPAPRVGGVALTPADPKADRTIQNDALSGAQNEHELYSATLTWNTDWVDYKLIVSDQTLTAPFIQADFDASALPLVNFFSVSQVAEQQTAELQILSNDGTPWSDKLEWVAGLYYIEGFGGFDPLGLDVAAGLLSGDDALIPIGDLLADVGEVIGLPANPANIRILTGGLLDSQSFSTYFQGTYALATNLDLTLGLRYQEETRVLRKSRMGIEAADGSEFILREDDVPDLTAYQWSPRIALSWFPGGGDTQIYTSIARAYKSPTYNTVNLTETPSPVQEETVTSAELGLKTTLFDGGLTLNTAVFHTKQEDLLTGIVAVTSGGIVSYDNAGEAEISGWEMDFLAVPMPKWNPGLVVTGAVTYLDTEYTDYPDGRGFDDDTGLAFGDGSTNLLPPRDFSGNRIVRTPELTYTIGVNQTIDLGADHGVEVGADAYYNDGFFFLPQNSDLYARESYTLVNARVSYFYYPWDLQITAFGENITDVVYNEAVFVADLGRNQILNAPPVYGLRLNWTY
- a CDS encoding NAD(P)H-dependent amine dehydrogenase family protein codes for the protein MATLARTTPYRMAVWGPGDVGSVCIREALRRNDMEVVGAYVYSEHKDGKDIGELVGKDPIGVYATRDLDAFLAIDCDVVLYTALDFPGGPAEEDFLTLLRAGKVVVTSLPYTYLAYRDPKFKQALEEAAAQGGGTFYASGVNPDFIGHRFVLLQTGLSSEVESIKIEEYFDCEDQENATTLGIIGLGGDPNKAMDETSPALFYQRQYWFQMIQHMADSMGVELSRIEAASYSEPAPRDIAVDCMTIKQGTTGSVAYESIGYVGDTPFITMRVGWYMTPLMKPAHVNRETEWIITIEGRPSSKCVLDLAPSFNSDIKTIEGDPAAPGYFSFAVCLLQGIPAAVAHGPGIRQTDLPPIHWRKDMRMRTESNKHWYD
- a CDS encoding TetR/AcrR family transcriptional regulator, with the protein product MQAPATTKEFEDTPLSPQRQAVIAAARDSICQRGMKKTTMLALAADMALSRQTLYRTFDNRDELLAIIYVREFDDAVSQALAPTLRDKAFAEAVADSVVLAIGLVDDNPILNDMMLGSGAPWFQSHILDRRSLLHGKLMALGKRLWQEPLAQARQKQQLNPALSDEEIVEWLLTNHYLTLVRPKETRAHHIAMLRKLVIPALLNAFE
- a CDS encoding sulfotransferase family protein, with product MSNITSQRRENWRPAPRPEWVERINEEGRWMDIGGIVPLDEQSLLNSAMKATGLSDFGPDDWREPFRVYIKALEEEAELNLLGRIRTRSEILQFLCARLRIEEEYKRHPEIADEEIKQPIVVIGQGRSGTSFMLNTLAAAPSNGALSTWESIYPCPPPEKDSYHSDPRVEAGHQIADQWNRVTPEIAAMHEFDGRIPEECCHIMAINFMSVTWLNLLGQVPSYIQYAPQIDWTQCYAYHKRILKLLQWKNPRKHWVLKAPEHLDHLTDLLKVYPDACIVLMNRDPIKALASSLNLIGTAQWARTDNPLSSNAWDFIISAETSAKRLESIIDLMEGGVVSKERVLNVLYKDLVADPLSTVDKIYDYFDLPMSGEERGVIAKYLADNPRENRPPHKFDMGSDEQIARERELFKRYQDYFHIPNEV